gtctaaaacaaacttatatttaggaacggagggagtagtactatACGAATATTGTCTTtggaggccttgctccatggagctcggttttgaaaaattcgaatttcatcaaatttcatattttctatgtttcaaaaaattctgaaaaaaaacaCAGAAATACATGAAGGCATAACACACATGTGTGTAAATTTTCAGGGGAAAATACGTTCAAATGAGGgctgtgcaaaaaagacaaatcaggggctttttaacacatgatactattcatCCTCCCAATCcatgaatttgtttttttttacAGGTCGCATTTCAATGTTTTTCATCCTAAAATTTTACACACATACACATAACATCCTTGTTAACTTGCACAATTTTTTCAGATTGTTTTGAAACCGAAAAGTTTGaactttgaattttttttttctttcaaaaaaagGCCTCCATGGAGGCTGAGAGCCAAACGTCTGTTCtcagtactccctccattccaaaatatagtgcGCCCACGCTTCCCGAGGTcgaactttgaccataaatttaacgaacgagaccgactgcggcgggTGAAAATTTTACATAATTAAAAACTTCTTTCGAATACGAATTCACTGATATAATTTTTGCTGCCGCCGCAATCGGTCTTGGTAGTTAAATTTACGGTCAAAGTTGAAGTACGGAGATAGAGGAagcactacattgtggaatggagggagtactatagtACTACCTCCGTACTATTAAAGTATAAGACGTTTTCAGGTCAAACTAGCTAGCCTGCAAAAATGTCTTATATATCTTGGTACGTTGGAGTATATTTTGGTGAAGCAAATACCCAAGCTAGGTTCCTACTTTTCATGTATCAAGCCCATCGGTTTGTTTTCATTTGTATTGTAGAGTTCTGGCGTGGAAGGAAGGATTCTACAATGGCGAGATAAAGACGAGAAAGATCACCAGCTCAACCAGCAACCTCGTCCTGTAGAGGCAGAGAAGCCAGCAACTGAGGGAGCTCTACGAGTCGCTCTTGTCCGGCGGCAACTCCGACCGCCGGGCAATGCGTCCCGTCGCCTCGCTCTCGCCGGAGGATCTCGGTGACGCTGAGTGGTACTACACCATAAGCATGAGTTACACCTTCCGGCCTGGCCAAGGGTACGTACGATACTCCCTCTGTCCAGATGCGTTAGGCGCCTAACTAAAATTAGGTATTTCCACAACGTGACACAAGTTACTTCGATTACCATACGACCATGATGAAATTGATGGTGGATTTCAACAGTCGTATACTAAAACCGTACACTCAAATGCCAAGTGCACAGACCTATGCAAAACATTTAAATGACGAAACCTCACCATtgctaaataaataaataaaaatacgaaaaaacttccgatctattcatcttcaatcatggcagtacaacgaacaccagaaTTAATGAAAAtgacatccagatccgtagaccacctaccGACAACTACAAGAACTGAAGCTAACCGAAGTCACGCcgctgtcatcgcccctccctcgccagagtcgggcacaacttgttgtagtagacagtcgggaagtcgtcgtgctaaggccccataggaccagcgcaccagagcAGCAACCGCCGCTGATAAAGAATAACGTAGATCGAAAGGATTCAACCTGAAGACACACGAACGTAGACGAACAACAACCAGATCCGAGAAAATCCACCGAGGATAGATCCGCCGGacacacacctccacacgcccaccaacgatgctagatgcatcaccggaacgggggctaggcagggagacctttattccatcttcagggagccagCGCCGTTTCGCattcctgagcaggacacaaaccctaacaaaactcaaAGGAATGACTAACAATGGAGCTCTCCCGCCGGCCCTTGCCATGATCCACCGCGCCcccatggccctagggccactggagacgaggcggaccagcggcggcgccggcgagaggcacgaATCCTAGCTTTTTGATGAGGAGGAGGCGGTCACCAGTGCTAAATAATTAAATGGACAGAGTTTAGCTACAACAAGTTAAGCAACCAAGCTTTGGGGACTTTAGTCGCTAAACTCTTAACACCTTACCTAAGCACTTATGAATTGGAGAGACCTAATGCACCTGGACGGAATGAGTACCGAAAATGTTTTTTTGATCCTGGAATCCAGTGAGCTTGGATTTTCGAAAAAAAATCTGGAATAAAATTTTCAAGTGTCTCAAAAAACAAATCTGAAAATTATGCATGATAGTGGCTTGTTTAGTCCTGGGGTGGGAACACCCTTTTTTGGCGGGGAAGGGTGGGTACACCCTTATGTACCGTACAACTTGCCTTCTAGTGCATGGGGATCTGAACCATGTGCAAAATTTATTTGCATTGTCAATATAGGATACTGTTCATCATCTAGTGAATCCGTATTTTGTTTCCGACCATAGTTTAGAAAACCTGACTAGTTGCCAAACCATTGAGCATGTCGGTTCAGGTTTTCACCGGTTGGACCGCTGGATCACCAGTTTATTGTCCGGTTTATTACCATAAAATAATATATGTCGAGTAATATATAGATGCTCATATAGTGTAAAACAACGGTGAAATAAAATTACTTCCTTAACCTGGACAACAAAGTAGCAGAGCCAGATTGGTAATTGGGCCTTGGCTAGGCCCTGCCTGATACTCCAGCGACTTGGGAACCACattttcgatttttttaaaccaggGTCGCCACTTGTGGCTTGGTAATCCTCATGACCCTTTTTGTATTCCTACGAACTTCCCAGTTAATCAATAAATAGGCCTTCACCGAAAAAAAAACTTCTCATGAATTCTATAAGAacatttttttctggattttgtTCTGATTCAAAGGCCTGGTTTATTCACCGGTTTTTCAGAAAACCAGCCGGTTTGACCTGTTTTCTCCAGTCCAATTGTGAAATGGTCTTATTAGCTTAAGAAACCGCCAAGGCCCGTGCTCTAGTTGGGTTTTTTAACTATGTTTCTGATAGAGCTATTTTGTGCTAATCCGTACGATACCCCGTGAATCAAATTGCAGTTCCTGCACCTAGCACCTTTAGTCATTTCCATCATCTTCACTGAAGCTACTAGTCAGAAGGTTCGGTTGTCCCTCTCTCTCACTATTGTAGAACAGGTTAACAATGACGTGCACAAGTTGCCTAGTAGTGGCAGGCATTGATGTGGAGGGTGCCTGCCACTGACCTCCTACCACTGCTAATAGGTGATCAATGGCGGGCAGGGCGCCAACCACATATAGCAGATTTCCTACATGCCATAGGTCTTACAGGTACCACTGTTCGGGCCCCTACGCGACCTCTGCTGAGGGAACCTACAACAATGGTGGTGGATCTAGCAATTGACGTAAATGACACTGCAGCTTCTATCGGAAGCAACATTCCAACTTGTTCCTCCCCATGCCCACCGCACCGACTACGAATCTGCATGTGCCACTTCTCATATCGCCGCTGGCCCACCCCCTACGTCGCTGACTGGCCGCACCCCGACAATAACTCCCTTTCTTTTCTTGTTGATAAgatgtagtactccctccgatcctttttACCCTGGGCATAACTCAAATCACGCATACCGAGGAGCACTACGTATCATTGATTTTGGACGAAATTACCCCTGCGTTGGATGGATCGTAACAATCGGGACAGCTGGGAGGCGATAATTACGCGAGTCGGTTATTGGCCACTTCTCCTCGTTTCCTCCCCCACCTCCCGAGTAGTATTTCTCTGCATGGCTGTTATTGGTGCATGCGCTGCATGCGTGGCAGAAGTTAATGCACGCCGAGCAGAGGAATAGGGATAGACCGGAAGAAATCGCTCAGCATCCGGATCGCGCAGACTATACgaaaaaaaatgagaaaaacttaTGCGCAGACTAAAAgggatcggagggagtacaacaTATCAAACATCTCCTCCTCCGAGAGGCTTCTCGGAGGTCGGGTCATGAGGCTCCCCTCTGAGGAGTGGATCTGGCGTCGCGTGATGAAGGTCCTTTGTGCGTCGGATCCGATGTCACATGGTGGAGCTCCTCCTGCGAGCGGGGTCTCCTTTGGATGGTGCCTCATGTGACCTCCGACCACCAAGGTGTCGCCGTCAGCTAGATCCACCCACCACAGCCATGGGCGGGTGCAAGCCCTATTGGCTTTTTTGAGTTTTGGATGTACCATCATTGACGGGCTTGAGGATCCATCCTTTTTTCTCATCGCTGACCTTCATCTTCTGACGGGTGTCTCTAGCCGGGTAAGGGAAAACCCATTGCTAGCAGTGCATATGGGACTGCACCGCCTCTTAGCAACCCCAGTCGCTGAGGGAGCACATTTCCTATATACATAATTACATATACATACACACATATTGCATTCTAAGCACATACAAATCGAGATATATTCATCTACGACATAAACAAAATTTGGGCTTCTAAGATTTCATCTATATTACATAGTTTACAACCAACAGAATAATATATCCATTCCATATGCATCATAAATTGCATCTAATGGGAAGTTGTAGAAGTCTAATAGACATAGTTCTAGAAATCTAATAAGTTGCCAACAAATGAAATATGTTTCTTTCTTGGTTACGTCATTGCCTTCGCAATGGGTGGCAAAAGATGAGCAGGCCAATGTCTTTCCAAGACCATAACCCCACAATCAGGATGCGACACCCAAAACATCCAACACCTAGACCCTTGTCAGCTCCATCTTCGGATTTGTCCGGATTATGCTCATGGTAATGTCTGTTTGTATAGCATCATCGAAATAGAAGATCTTCATGGCTATGACATTTCAGCAACACTATACAAAACACTCTTTCAGATAAATGTGTCTCGTACAGTGTGCCAAAACATGGCACTAACGGCGAGATGAAGTAGGTCTCTCCCTAATCTACCTGTTGACACATAAATAAAGAATTTGTTCAGTTTTGTGCTAATAGCACATTCAGTCTTAACAAGTATAATCAGTTGAATCAGACGTTTGGAGATCAAATGTTGGGGTAAAACATAACAGTGCTTTTCTTGGTTACATCGATGCCCTACTCATGGCAAAAATTCTCATAGGAGAACTCAGATCCATCACCAGTAGTTTTGTACAATGTGCCAAACTAGGCTCCATGTTTTTAAAATTCAATTCAACTTAGCAACGCAAGATTCAAAATTTAAAAAACTCATACTTAGTTTAATTTAAGATCAAGGTCATGTGAATGCTACAAAAGCAAGCTGAGGTTTTATTGAATTCATGCTCCAGCCAACTCATCCAAAAGTCCGAGTTGATGGATAGAGGTGGGCAACATATTTCATCACCCCCTCACGTCTAGCCTATTTTAGTCCTTAGACGTGAGATCGATGTAGGCCGTAGTACCGTTTTATATCATACTGCGTTGGCAGGGTCTTGAACTCAAGATCTCTTGGCTCAGATACCATACTGAATTCATGCTCCAGCCAACTCATCTAAAAGTCTGAAGTGATGGACAGAGGtgggcaatatatttcaacagCTTTATTAGGCATACACATGTCAACTTTATGAATAATAGGCTTAGGTATGTACAAAGTTGTGATATATCTGAGTTTGGTCTTTGCAGCATCGCACGAAGCTCAGCAATGAAAGCCAATAGAAATTGGCCCATAGTAGTTGAATGTAAGCTTAAGACCATGCAAATGCTACAAGAGCAAGCTGAGCTTCATCAAGAATGTAGATGGCAAGTTTATAGATAGCATTGTTAGCTACAtgttatgtataaagttgtgatctATTTATCTAATGAACATGAACTTGGTCTTGTAGCATCACACAATAAAAAAGCCTCAACACTCAGCAATAAACAATCAATTTAAATGGCCTCAGACTTGCATATATAGCATGCATATAGCACTAACTTCTAATGACCGGCGCTAAAATCATGGCCAATGGGCTACATATGACTAAGTCAGAAACCAAATCAAGGGAAAATATCAGGTGGTCCCAAAATGTTATCTCTTCCCCAATGCATTTTTGATGCAACAAAGGCATGTGCTGAAGGAATAACATATGTGAGGACCTTGTGGTGTATATCCTTGAATTAGGCTACGAATTAACCGTATGTAAACAATTGGTCATGCTTTTATAATCAGCCAACAGAAACTAGCGCTTACATTATTTCAGGAAATTTACTCACAGCTGGCAATAGAGTACCTATGCTACCCATATGTAAACAAgatgctatttttatttatttagctAGTACACAAAAGAATAGCTTAGACCAAGGATGTTGTTCCCTTGAATAGTAAGCACTCTTTCTCCTGCTGGATCATGTAACCACGAACAATGCCTACTTATACAAGTGGTTGCATGTACAAAATTCATTAGGAGACAGACATGCTTACAAATGATAGAAGCAACAAAAATTCTTGGTCCGTCCATTGAAACCGTGGCCAAAAATTATGTCTCGCCTTTCTTCCTTCTTATAATGAAAAGGCAGTGCTCCTACTGGTACCTAAAAAAGCATGAAAATTGGATCACATAACCCCCAAAACTATCCAATTTGGATGACATAACCCCCTCATCTTTAAAACCAAGTTCTTAATCCCCTAAACTATCTTAAACCGGAAAAATCACCCCACCCCCAGCCTCCACTTGAGCGGTATGGGACGGCTGTTTTGCCCAGCGACCGGCCACGTCGGAGAGGGGCTAGTTCGTCCGGTATAAACGAAGCCCCGAGCCGGTTCCAACCAGACCCGTTCCCTGCCCCTGCCCCTTCGCCTCCCTTCTCTTCTCCTCCCTCCCCGATGCAATATTCAGAGGAGAAACAAGAAAAGCAGCATGCTACTGGAGCTTCCATCTACAACCTTTAAAACCTATGCTCTCTGTCCAACTGTCTAAACGCAAGCTTTTCATTCTCTTCTTTCTTGTCCAAACATCATCATGTACATCCTTAATTAACTGTTGCTGGAGAGGTGTGCCTGGTTTATCCAAACACTTGAAGAACAAGCATCCACCAATGCCTCCAATCTTGCAACAAAACAAAGCGGGGTATTCTTTAGAGAACAGAAACTACCAATCAATGGTTGCACTTGTGATTTCTCCATTCCTGTATTGTTATCTCTCCACGAAATCCAACAAGGCATCTTCACATCGCACTCACACTTGAGAATCGGCTTGTACTCATACAGCGGGAAATTGAAAGACCCAAATGACGGCGGTCTCGCCTCATTGAAAAACCCGCGACAAGCACGTGCTTCCTGTGATCATAATCACCATGGTGTGTGGAGGGGAGGAGGAGCAGAAAACCTAGCGGCGTtggaggaagaaaggagaagcaTCGGCGGCGGAAGAAAGCAGAAGAAGCGGCGGCTCATTTGGTTGGAACCGGCTCAGGGGCTCGTTTTAAACCGCATGCATTAACCCTGTCCGATGTGGCCACTTGGTGGGCTCAACCCAGGCGCCAAGTAAGCAAAAGAGCCGTCCCATACCACTCAAGTGGAGGCTGGGGAGTGATTTGTCCGGTTTAAGATAGTTTAGGGGATTAAGAACCTGGTTTTAAAGATGAGGCGATTATGTGATCCAAATTGGATAGTCCTGGGGTTTATCTATACATTTTTCAAGTTATTCTTTAGAAAACCAggtaaataaaaataaataaaaaagctAGGATATGCATGCCATGGATATTACCCAACTTAGAATAGGGTTTAGAGTGTAGGCTTAAGGAGTTGGCTTTAATGAAATTAGAACCAAATCCTCAGGCCTAGAGCTTATAACCTATTGTCTTATTATGAGTTTTTCATCATTAGCAAAATACAATTTTCTTGTCAAAGGTATAGAGTCCCTTGGTATTAGTGAGTGAAAATTTTCCTATTCTTGTGGGATTCAGTATCCCATGTCATCTAAATGCTGCATTTTTCTTGTTTCTGCATTTTTAGAATCTTGTGAACCAAAGCGGCCCCAAGAAACAGGTTAATGTTTACTAGCCCAGAGATCCGACTATCCTAGACGGATTTTCCGTACAACCATCAGTGATGTGTCAACCCGTCATCACACAATTATTGTTAGATATACGACATGCAATAGAGATCAAATCAACACAGAGGGACACAAGATTTTAACATGGAAATACCATCCAATGTGAAGGGGAAAAAACACAAGAGACAGTCAGCGAAACTTTATTATATCGGTAGAGGTTACAAACACCGGGGATTTACAACAATGAAGTTATCCCGTGTGGCGGCTTACAAAGGATATATATTCTAGCAGTTACCTAGGTTAATATTGATTCGTACCTCCCATCTCCTCTACGGTTCAAGCCTCCCGGCGACAGGTCTCCGCTCCGCTCCGATAGAAGTTAGCCTTTATATAAATTTGGATCACAACTTAAAACTTACCACATACATGTTTCTATTCCAAACAATCTGAGATGTCTGTCATTTCTAACATATTCGTCCACTTGTCAACAATGGTCCATCAACGATAGCCCAGTGTGTTTCCTTCAAAAAAATGATAGCCCAGTGTGTAGACTATTAGTAACTTgttaaggcatagcctagtggtggaaCGGGACCGATGCCTTCCCACCAagccaggttcaaggcatggtacctGCGATTttggtttgttgcaccaattatactatAGGGGGCTtccttacagtctttctgtcaaaaagACATGTTAATTACTcgcccccccggggggggggggtggtgggTTCTTTTTACTTTGCATATAAAATTTGTTTGAAGAAAAAATGCATAAAGTTTTTGTATAGaaaatatgaacatgtgtaatACTAAAACTACATAGTTGAAAATACATTTCATGATGCAGCTGAcaatattgatttcatattgaGAGTGTTGAATTttttaatataaagttagtcaaacttTTCAAAGCTTGACTTTGACTAATTTTTATATGTAGACTAAaaagaaacagagggagtataactCATGTACAAAACACATGCTCATTTTTGTTGGCAAACAAAACATGTTTATCATGACTAGCAGTATGAATTGTTCTTTGCATGAGGATAAGACAAACTACCAAATCAACAGGAGGACAAGTTTTTCCCCTTCATCGGTACATATCCTATAAACCTAAGAGAGTCATCTCGACTAGCTTATTAATCTCAGCATGCAAGCGTGCCACCTCACCATACAAGTATGACTGGGATAGGGCCCATCTCAACATGCAATCATGCAAGGGAAAAGACCCACCACAACATTCACCCATGAATGGAAAAATGTTTTCGATTTAATTATTCTACTTATATTTAGTAAACATTGTTAGAACTATACATAATCAAATATAATAAGTCATATGCATTTTAAATTTTGGTTCTCATGTTTCAACCCAGTTTTCATCAACCAATTCCCGCAGAAACGCGCGAGGTATCCTCTAGTTAATTAAGTGCTACTCACAAAGTGCAATCAATGGACTTGCTAGGTTTTGGAGGACTCGGACATGGTGCATCAGATCGGCACATCTTTCTGGGAGCTTCACTTACCGTCGTTCTCGGCATGCCTGGAGTCAGAGGAGCCAAGCTCCAACCCATCATTAGCAAACGAAACCAGCGAGGCTGGCATCATGTTGAAAGATCTCGATCACAACGCCATTGAGGGGATGATCTCTGAGCTAAGGGAGGTCGAGTGCCTCTCTGACGTCAACCTTGAGCGCGTCACAAAGGATATGGATGAGTTCCACTTCCTCCTCGAGGGGCTGGACAGGTGTGCTCGCGAGGACAACTGGGTCATGGACATGTCCTTTGAGTTCATTTCTTCCCCGCAAATGGTGCCGTCTATGGAGTCCCCATGCACGGAAGATGTGATCGTCACTTTAAGTAGCTCCGTTCAAGGTACTCGACCATCCTGTTTTATAGCctggaggaggtcaccggagttGAAAGATATGGTTGCGCGGGTCACCGACACCAAGGAGTCACAGAAGTTGCTAAAGAAAATTGTGGCTGGCGGTGCATGGACGAACAATGGTGATGGTGGCAGTATTGCGAGAGCTCAGGAAAGTAACATCAAGACCCATGTCATATCAGAGAGAAGGCGTCGCGAGAGGCTCAACGAGATGTTCATGGTTCTCAAGTCACTGGTCCCATCCATTCACAAGGTAGTAATATTTATTGTGGTATTCCCCGGCCGCCGTATGGAAATATTCAGTTTTATTTATTATATTCCCTTCTAAAAGAATTTTTAGTTATCTTGCACACATTTCTTTTTAGCAAATTGCACCATTTGTTTTTCATACAGTAGCTTTTATTCCTGGATCGTTGTTAACTGCAGGTGGACAAAGCATCAATCCTCCTAGAAACGATAGCTTATCTCAAGGAGCTGGAGCAAAGGGTAAAAGAGCTAGAATCCAACAGGGCAACAATAGAATGGAGGCTCCATGATGTCGTAGGCGGGAAGAAGAATGTCTCAGCTGGATCCAAGAGGAAGGCATTGGAGAGGGAGCATAATGATGGCCAGAGCAACATTGTCAATGTGGCCGAGATGTAGGGATTATCTGTGTCCTACAACTATTTAATCCCATTTGGAAATAGTTATTCACCATGTATGGAATTATTGTTGATGGAGCTATAACTTGAGTAATCTATACATACTCATGGTGTACTTGAGTAAATACTTAATGAAGATTATTGGAATACGGTATCAAAGAATATACAGGAAAGATCACCCGAGTACAAATACTAATTGGAAGGAGCTAGGTTTATT
This genomic window from Aegilops tauschii subsp. strangulata cultivar AL8/78 chromosome 4, Aet v6.0, whole genome shotgun sequence contains:
- the LOC109752648 gene encoding anthocyanin regulatory Lc protein-like; translation: MVRDCCLALSSCSAVCTLHGAQEIAKVASVVINGCSFRSRSGTIGGEAVQLPARRCCEEHQLDVLEDSDMVHQIGTSFWELHLPSFSACLESEEPSSNPSLANETSEAGIMLKDLDHNAIEGMISELREVECLSDVNLERVTKDMDEFHFLLEGLDRCAREDNWVMDMSFEFISSPQMVPSMESPCTEDVIVTLSSSVQGTRPSCFIAWRRSPELKDMVARVTDTKESQKLLKKIVAGGAWTNNGDGGSIARAQESNIKTHVISERRRRERLNEMFMVLKSLVPSIHKVDKASILLETIAYLKELEQRVKELESNRATIEWRLHDVVGGKKNVSAGSKRKALEREHNDGQSNIVNVAEM